Proteins co-encoded in one Pyxidicoccus xibeiensis genomic window:
- a CDS encoding glutamine synthetase family protein has translation METKGLRTFLEIPYDELEERNLRVKEQRVKHESADKVREERIKYLTDERNLKAVTVCFTDLEGRMHMLDYDKKFLLKSADNLTFDGSSIRGFSQQAESDLRLNIDWGSFYWLPSDIFGPGKVLVFSEVLERDGTPYHADMRGQLKRVTEAMYQKDGTVFHAAPEIEGFLFKGRDAERHYHETNKFEFISTGGYYHSLPGDPLRAFIDKAAEAQRAMGFQNEKDHPEVAPSQFEMNFSYSEALISADQIQLYKLLCRQVAAQMDTTASFLPKPVTGVNGNGMHMNMSLSKGNKNLFYDKGGQDGLSAMGWEFIDRLLTNANDICLVLNSSVNAYRRLDPHYEAPNQIKASANNRGAMVRIPYGNERSARVECRSVAPDANPYLVLYTLLRTGLEGPAPQEDAETKRSRTRFLPDNIFDAVRLFKGSQFVTSILGENVQSKFAELKTASAERCPKQLGTRVKTSEIQFHHEVTNQYLWSQF, from the coding sequence GACAAGGTGCGCGAGGAGCGCATCAAGTACCTCACCGACGAGCGCAACCTGAAGGCGGTCACCGTGTGCTTCACCGACCTCGAGGGTCGGATGCACATGCTGGACTACGACAAGAAGTTCCTGCTCAAGAGCGCCGACAACCTCACCTTCGACGGCTCCTCCATCCGCGGCTTCTCCCAGCAGGCGGAGAGCGACCTGCGCCTGAACATCGACTGGGGCTCCTTCTACTGGCTGCCCTCGGACATCTTCGGGCCCGGCAAGGTGCTGGTGTTCAGCGAGGTGCTGGAGCGCGACGGCACCCCGTACCACGCCGACATGCGCGGCCAGCTCAAGCGCGTCACCGAGGCCATGTACCAGAAGGACGGCACGGTGTTCCACGCGGCGCCCGAAATCGAGGGCTTCCTCTTCAAGGGCCGTGACGCCGAGCGCCACTACCACGAGACGAACAAGTTCGAGTTCATCTCCACCGGCGGCTACTACCACTCGCTGCCCGGCGACCCGCTGCGCGCCTTCATCGACAAGGCGGCCGAGGCGCAGCGCGCCATGGGCTTCCAGAACGAGAAGGACCACCCCGAGGTGGCCCCCAGCCAGTTCGAGATGAACTTCTCGTACAGCGAGGCGCTCATCTCCGCCGACCAGATCCAGCTCTACAAGCTGCTGTGCCGCCAGGTGGCCGCGCAGATGGACACCACCGCCAGCTTCCTCCCGAAGCCGGTGACGGGCGTCAACGGCAACGGCATGCACATGAACATGTCGCTGTCGAAGGGGAACAAGAACCTCTTCTACGACAAGGGCGGCCAGGACGGCCTGAGCGCCATGGGCTGGGAGTTCATCGACCGGCTGCTCACCAACGCCAACGACATCTGCCTCGTCCTCAACTCCAGCGTGAATGCGTACCGCCGGTTGGATCCGCACTACGAGGCGCCCAACCAGATCAAGGCCAGCGCCAACAACCGCGGCGCCATGGTGCGCATCCCCTACGGCAACGAGCGCAGCGCGCGCGTCGAGTGCCGCTCGGTGGCCCCGGACGCCAACCCATACCTGGTGCTCTACACCCTGCTGCGCACCGGCCTGGAGGGCCCCGCGCCCCAGGAGGACGCGGAGACCAAGCGCAGCCGCACGCGCTTCCTGCCGGACAACATCTTCGACGCCGTCCGCCTCTTCAAGGGCAGCCAGTTCGTCACGTCCATCCTCGGTGAGAACGTGCAGAGCAAGTTCGCCGAGCTGAAGACGGCGTCCGCCGAGCGCTGCCCGAAGCAGCTGGGCACGCGGGTGAAGACCTCGGAAATCCAGTTCCACCACGAGGTCACCAACCAGTACCTCTGGAGCCAGTTCTAG
- a CDS encoding APC family permease has protein sequence MPPPALAASQARPVGPLQLLALGVNGIVGVGIFFAPAEVAARAPGSGAILAFALTGLALVPVAFAFAVLGRRFDADGGPIVFARAAFGERASFLVGWVAYVSAFLSTSAVVAGLSRALAPSLGLAGPFGERVLASALVTLLAAVVASGIRVSARAWTALTVLKLLPLAALLVVFLALSGPQPTVAIASHATDTAWLRAGLTVMFAYQGFEIVPVIAGQVRSSARSVPMATVGSLGVAVLLYVGLVWACVAALPQLATSPAPLAAAAGVWGGAGLERWVSAGTSVSALGICLGMMVTTPRYLSALASGERTLLGLDGMSPAGVPVRALAVTWGLVLLFVNLGDLSELFALSSIAVLMQYGVTAAALATLAFRRERQLSPRHAVLAVPTLVLGLTLVAFGATVREAATTALTVVAGLVLLRLARPRTRAVGAASPGA, from the coding sequence GTGCCTCCTCCCGCCCTCGCCGCGTCCCAGGCCCGTCCCGTCGGTCCGCTCCAGCTCCTGGCGCTGGGCGTCAACGGCATCGTCGGCGTGGGCATCTTCTTCGCCCCGGCGGAGGTGGCCGCGCGGGCGCCCGGCTCCGGCGCCATCCTCGCCTTCGCCCTCACGGGGCTGGCGCTGGTGCCGGTGGCCTTCGCCTTCGCGGTGCTCGGCCGCCGCTTCGACGCGGACGGCGGCCCCATCGTCTTCGCGCGGGCGGCCTTCGGCGAGCGGGCCTCCTTCCTGGTGGGCTGGGTGGCCTATGTCAGCGCCTTCCTGAGCACCTCCGCCGTGGTGGCGGGGCTGTCACGCGCGCTCGCGCCCTCCCTGGGGCTGGCGGGGCCCTTTGGCGAGCGGGTGCTGGCGTCCGCCCTCGTCACGCTGCTCGCGGCGGTGGTGGCCTCGGGCATCCGCGTCTCCGCGCGGGCGTGGACGGCGCTCACCGTGCTGAAGCTCCTGCCCTTGGCCGCGCTGCTCGTCGTCTTCCTCGCGCTGTCGGGGCCCCAGCCCACCGTTGCCATCGCCTCCCACGCCACGGACACCGCGTGGCTGCGCGCGGGGCTGACGGTGATGTTCGCGTACCAGGGCTTCGAAATCGTCCCGGTGATTGCCGGGCAGGTGCGCTCGTCCGCGCGCAGCGTGCCCATGGCCACGGTGGGCTCGCTGGGGGTGGCGGTGCTGCTGTACGTGGGGCTGGTGTGGGCCTGCGTGGCGGCGCTGCCCCAGCTGGCCACGTCCCCGGCGCCGCTGGCCGCGGCCGCGGGCGTCTGGGGCGGAGCCGGGCTGGAGCGGTGGGTGTCCGCGGGCACCAGCGTCTCCGCCCTGGGCATCTGCCTGGGGATGATGGTGACGACGCCGCGCTACCTCTCCGCGCTGGCCTCGGGCGAGCGGACGCTGCTGGGGCTGGACGGGATGTCCCCGGCGGGCGTGCCCGTGCGGGCGCTGGCCGTCACCTGGGGACTGGTGCTGCTGTTCGTCAACCTGGGCGACCTGTCCGAGCTCTTCGCGCTCTCCAGCATCGCCGTGCTGATGCAGTACGGCGTCACCGCCGCCGCGCTGGCCACGCTGGCCTTCCGGCGCGAGCGGCAGCTCTCGCCCCGGCACGCCGTGCTGGCCGTGCCCACGCTGGTGCTGGGGCTGACGCTGGTGGCCTTCGGGGCCACCGTGCGCGAGGCCGCCACCACCGCGCTCACGGTGGTGGCGGGCCTGGTGCTGCTGCGGCTCGCGAGGCCCCGGACGCGCGCCGTCGGGGCCGCGAGCCCGGGAGCCTAG
- a CDS encoding TraB/GumN family protein has product MRRYAMVMGLLCTTGCATLTRPLGAAPDAESGEYETPKQETVYLVPAEDAMMMARRILEEQRYDVMEKDGGLEMFTSAHEPGNNETGLRILERYYIKGVRVGPRQTIVRVFRLSYNEMEQQVETGTAGMAEMFRDRMLGEQTHPFDANKTYKTAPDMQGNRLMGMDDPFKDAPELERFQLVRGNRDLGIERTLLERLEMVPSLELVGGNTSVPARSVVLEGWAESGEAAQSSVPAECGTPVDGAAPLMARGHTLLLADPLGTRELPATALRMLCEATSKGLPVTLALSLPTTEQPLLDTYLASAGASQDAQELLSGSSFWRRVHQDGRSSGAMLWLVEQTRRLRAAGHAVSLVAFDADQGKGNEREAQMAKHLLEHRAKHPDAWMVVLAGGTHVRTASVDWDSGFEPLGVRLSRALPSVRALDVGFTRGTQFSCRYNVWEDVECNVFAISPTKQARQASDVSPGVKLFPQPLAEGFHGRLYVGALNASPPALRAGTQEAVSRAAVPAAK; this is encoded by the coding sequence ATGCGCCGGTACGCGATGGTGATGGGCCTGCTGTGCACGACGGGCTGCGCGACGCTGACCCGGCCCCTCGGAGCCGCCCCTGACGCGGAGAGCGGCGAGTACGAGACGCCGAAGCAGGAGACGGTGTACCTGGTGCCCGCCGAGGACGCGATGATGATGGCCCGCCGCATCCTCGAGGAGCAGCGCTACGACGTGATGGAGAAGGATGGCGGGCTGGAGATGTTCACCTCCGCCCACGAGCCCGGCAACAACGAGACCGGCCTGCGCATCCTGGAGCGCTACTACATCAAGGGTGTGCGGGTGGGCCCCCGGCAAACCATCGTCCGCGTCTTCCGCCTCAGCTACAACGAGATGGAACAGCAGGTGGAGACCGGCACGGCCGGGATGGCCGAGATGTTCAGGGACCGCATGCTCGGCGAGCAGACGCACCCCTTCGACGCCAACAAGACCTACAAGACCGCGCCCGACATGCAGGGCAACCGGCTGATGGGCATGGATGACCCGTTCAAGGACGCCCCGGAGCTGGAGCGCTTCCAGCTGGTGCGCGGCAACCGGGACCTGGGCATCGAGCGCACCCTGCTGGAGCGGCTGGAGATGGTGCCCTCGCTGGAGCTGGTGGGCGGCAACACCTCCGTCCCGGCCCGCTCCGTGGTGCTGGAGGGGTGGGCGGAGTCGGGCGAGGCAGCGCAGTCCTCCGTGCCCGCCGAGTGCGGCACGCCGGTGGACGGCGCGGCGCCGCTGATGGCCCGGGGCCACACCCTGCTGCTGGCCGACCCGCTGGGCACGCGCGAGCTGCCCGCCACCGCGCTGCGGATGCTCTGCGAGGCCACGTCGAAGGGCCTGCCCGTGACGCTGGCGCTGTCGCTGCCCACCACCGAGCAGCCCCTGCTGGACACGTACCTGGCCAGCGCGGGCGCCTCGCAGGACGCGCAGGAGCTCTTGTCGGGCAGCTCCTTCTGGCGCCGCGTGCACCAGGACGGGCGCAGCAGCGGCGCCATGCTCTGGCTCGTCGAGCAGACCCGCCGGCTGCGTGCCGCGGGCCATGCCGTGTCACTGGTGGCGTTCGACGCGGACCAGGGCAAGGGCAACGAGCGCGAGGCGCAGATGGCGAAGCACCTGCTGGAGCACCGCGCGAAGCACCCTGACGCGTGGATGGTGGTGCTGGCCGGCGGCACCCACGTGCGCACCGCGAGCGTGGACTGGGACTCCGGCTTCGAGCCGCTCGGGGTGAGGCTGTCCAGGGCGCTGCCGTCCGTGCGCGCGCTGGACGTGGGCTTCACGCGCGGCACGCAGTTCTCCTGCCGCTACAACGTCTGGGAGGACGTGGAGTGCAACGTCTTCGCCATCAGCCCCACGAAGCAGGCGCGCCAGGCGTCGGACGTGAGCCCGGGCGTGAAGCTGTTCCCCCAGCCCCTCGCGGAGGGCTTCCATGGGCGGCTGTACGTGGGCGCGCTGAACGCGTCGCCTCCGGCGCTGCGGGCGGGCACCCAGGAGGCCGTGAGCCGCGCGGCCGTCCCCGCCGCGAAGTAG
- a CDS encoding TraB/GumN family protein, translated as MRWYGWMVGLLCVACATSGRGPGTTVDDDEGVGPAPKEETVYRVPAADAMMVVRQLLEEQRYDVLEREDGLEMFSSAHEPGFNHPGSRSFERYYVKAVPVAPRQTVVRVFRLVYNEQSDLVETSMRGMGSRARELLLAEESHPFDANKTYKTAPNMQGNRLMELDDPFKDAPGMERFRMVRGGRDLEIERKLLQRLEMVPSLEMVGGNASVPARSLVLKGWAEAGEEAPASQAECGAPLAGVEPLLAKGGTVLLADPLGTRELPAAALRMMCDAAAKGLAVTLAVSQPAAEQRLLDAYLASAGTSQDAQELLGGSSFWRRVHQDGRSSGAMLWLVEQARRLRAAGHAVSVVAFDADQGKGNEREAQMAKHLLEHRAKHPDAWMVVLAGGTHVRTASVDWDSGFEPMGARLAKARPSVRALDVGFTRGTQYSCRYTVWEDVECEVFAISPTKQARHMTDIPAGVKLYPEAHEEGFHGRLYVGALNASPPALQGSSSTASEGGQ; from the coding sequence ATGCGCTGGTACGGATGGATGGTGGGACTGCTGTGCGTGGCCTGCGCGACGTCCGGGCGTGGGCCGGGGACCACCGTCGACGATGACGAGGGCGTGGGCCCCGCGCCGAAGGAAGAGACGGTGTACCGGGTCCCCGCGGCGGACGCGATGATGGTCGTCCGGCAGCTCCTCGAGGAGCAGCGCTACGACGTGCTGGAGCGGGAGGACGGGCTGGAGATGTTCTCCTCCGCCCACGAGCCCGGCTTCAACCACCCGGGCTCGCGCTCCTTCGAGCGCTACTACGTGAAGGCGGTACCCGTGGCGCCCCGGCAGACGGTGGTGCGCGTGTTCCGGCTCGTCTACAACGAGCAGAGCGACCTGGTGGAGACCTCCATGCGCGGCATGGGCTCGCGCGCCAGGGAGCTGCTCCTGGCGGAGGAGTCCCACCCCTTCGACGCCAACAAGACCTACAAGACCGCCCCCAACATGCAGGGCAACCGGCTGATGGAGCTGGACGACCCCTTCAAGGACGCGCCGGGCATGGAGCGCTTCCGGATGGTGCGCGGCGGCAGAGATTTGGAGATAGAGCGCAAGCTGCTCCAGCGCCTGGAGATGGTGCCCTCGCTGGAGATGGTGGGCGGCAATGCCTCCGTGCCGGCGCGCTCCCTGGTGCTGAAGGGGTGGGCGGAGGCCGGCGAGGAGGCTCCGGCGTCCCAGGCAGAGTGCGGCGCGCCACTGGCCGGCGTGGAGCCGCTGCTCGCGAAGGGGGGCACCGTGCTGCTCGCGGACCCGCTGGGCACGCGCGAGCTGCCCGCCGCGGCCCTGCGGATGATGTGTGACGCGGCGGCGAAGGGCCTGGCGGTGACGCTGGCCGTGTCGCAGCCCGCCGCCGAGCAGCGGCTGCTGGACGCGTACCTCGCCAGCGCGGGGACGTCCCAGGACGCGCAGGAGCTGCTTGGCGGCAGCTCCTTCTGGCGCCGCGTGCACCAGGACGGGCGCAGCAGCGGCGCCATGCTGTGGCTCGTCGAGCAGGCCCGCCGGCTGCGCGCCGCCGGCCATGCCGTGTCGGTGGTGGCGTTCGACGCGGACCAGGGCAAGGGCAACGAGCGCGAGGCGCAGATGGCGAAGCACCTGCTGGAGCACCGCGCGAAGCACCCCGACGCGTGGATGGTGGTGCTGGCCGGTGGCACCCACGTGCGCACCGCGAGCGTGGACTGGGACTCCGGCTTCGAGCCGATGGGCGCGCGGCTCGCCAAGGCTCGTCCTTCCGTGCGCGCGCTGGACGTGGGCTTCACGCGCGGCACCCAGTACTCCTGCCGCTACACCGTCTGGGAGGACGTGGAGTGCGAGGTGTTCGCCATCAGCCCCACGAAGCAGGCGCGGCACATGACGGACATCCCCGCTGGCGTGAAGCTCTACCCCGAGGCCCATGAAGAGGGCTTCCACGGGCGGCTCTACGTGGGCGCGCTGAATGCCTCACCGCCGGCACTGCAGGGAAGCTCCAGCACCGCCTCGGAGGGTGGGCAGTAG
- a CDS encoding MerR family transcriptional regulator, with protein sequence MAERTYRIHIAAELAGVRVELIRAWERRYGVLTPRRTSSGYRVYTDRDVALLRRLKQLTDEGVAISEAAKLLPQLLAELDSESLTPEVSGGPGAHVDAWLAVALAAARAYDQPRVSAVVDEVLAALPPLRAFDDVLAPLQREVGERWHAGQLTVAQEHLVTQVVRARLVSLLHAAPNGGRRHAVLACFPDEEHELGLLGVALRLRHSGVRVTLLGQRMPATDLGRAVAALRPDLVGLSAVNDRGPEVFHDTLARVVEALPDGVPLWVGGPAARAHPEVCVRLGAQVFSDEDDWLRLVE encoded by the coding sequence ATGGCCGAGCGCACCTACCGAATCCACATCGCCGCCGAGCTCGCCGGAGTCCGCGTGGAGCTCATCCGGGCCTGGGAGCGGCGCTATGGTGTGCTCACCCCCCGGCGCACGTCGTCCGGCTACCGCGTCTACACGGACCGGGACGTGGCGCTGCTCAGGCGGCTGAAGCAGCTGACGGACGAGGGCGTGGCCATCAGCGAGGCGGCGAAGCTGCTGCCGCAGCTGCTCGCGGAGCTGGACTCGGAGTCTCTGACGCCCGAGGTGAGTGGCGGCCCGGGGGCCCACGTGGACGCGTGGCTGGCGGTGGCGCTGGCCGCGGCCCGCGCTTACGACCAGCCCAGGGTGTCCGCCGTGGTGGACGAGGTGCTGGCGGCGCTGCCCCCGCTGCGGGCCTTCGACGACGTGCTGGCGCCCCTGCAGCGCGAGGTGGGGGAGCGCTGGCACGCGGGCCAGCTCACGGTGGCGCAGGAGCACCTGGTGACGCAGGTCGTGCGGGCGCGGCTGGTGAGCCTGCTGCACGCGGCCCCCAACGGCGGGCGCCGGCACGCGGTGCTGGCGTGCTTCCCGGACGAGGAGCACGAGCTGGGCCTGCTGGGCGTGGCGCTGCGGCTGCGGCACTCGGGGGTGCGGGTGACGCTGCTGGGCCAGCGCATGCCCGCCACGGACCTGGGCCGCGCGGTGGCGGCGCTGCGGCCGGACCTGGTGGGGCTATCAGCGGTGAATGACCGCGGCCCGGAGGTGTTTCACGACACGCTCGCGCGCGTGGTGGAGGCGCTGCCCGACGGCGTGCCCCTCTGGGTGGGCGGCCCCGCCGCGCGTGCGCACCCCGAGGTGTGCGTGCGCCTGGGCGCGCAGGTGTTCTCCGATGAGGACGACTGGCTCCGGCTCGTGGAATGA
- a CDS encoding MerR family transcriptional regulator: MTLRIRTIARLTGIREATLRAWERRYGFPRPHRTEGNNYRVYTRDEVEAIRRVARLIQQDGLSVSEAIAQVRATPLQELPEPERLNERFWSAVMVLDGDEVTRVLDEAQSAMDVEAYCDRFLMPLLREMGVRLDIAREHLASAFIRQRLRQVLEGVEGAVDGPRVLLACPARDHHEGGLLALGVHLKRRGWRLTLLGADTPAEALHSACTQLRPDIVALSFVRRREPDEFLEVLGDALRACAPFPVVVGGSGAREHLKTLFTLGAQYAESAEELVAIWNQVRNSQNRRT; this comes from the coding sequence ATGACGCTGCGCATCCGCACCATTGCCCGGCTGACGGGCATCCGCGAGGCCACCCTGCGCGCGTGGGAGCGGCGCTACGGCTTCCCGCGCCCGCACCGCACGGAGGGCAACAACTACCGCGTCTACACGCGCGACGAGGTGGAGGCCATCCGCCGCGTGGCGCGGCTCATCCAGCAGGACGGGCTGTCGGTGAGCGAGGCCATTGCCCAGGTGCGCGCCACGCCGCTCCAGGAGCTGCCCGAGCCCGAGCGCCTCAACGAGCGCTTCTGGTCCGCCGTCATGGTGTTGGATGGGGACGAGGTGACGCGCGTGCTGGACGAGGCGCAGTCCGCCATGGACGTGGAGGCGTACTGCGACCGCTTCCTCATGCCGCTGCTGCGGGAGATGGGCGTGCGGCTGGACATCGCGCGAGAGCACCTGGCCTCGGCCTTCATCCGCCAGCGGCTGCGCCAGGTGCTGGAGGGCGTGGAGGGCGCGGTGGACGGACCGCGCGTGCTGCTGGCCTGCCCGGCGAGGGACCACCACGAGGGCGGCCTGCTGGCGCTGGGCGTCCACCTCAAGCGCCGGGGCTGGCGGTTGACGCTGCTGGGCGCGGACACGCCGGCCGAGGCGCTGCACAGCGCCTGCACCCAGCTGCGGCCGGACATCGTCGCGCTGTCCTTCGTGCGCCGGCGCGAGCCGGACGAGTTCCTGGAGGTGCTCGGGGATGCGCTGCGGGCCTGCGCCCCCTTCCCCGTCGTGGTAGGAGGCTCCGGCGCTCGCGAGCACCTGAAGACGCTCTTCACGCTGGGTGCGCAGTACGCGGAGTCCGCGGAAGAGCTCGTCGCCATCTGGAACCAGGTGCGCAACTCGCAGAACCGTCGAACCTGA
- a CDS encoding lysophospholipid acyltransferase family protein: MIRAAKGGPFGWALDAYIGQKFRSAFRGLWVRGTLPAGDEGRLVYLNHSNWWDGFMLHQLGRAAGWDSYCLMEEENLRRYRFLARIGAFSIRRKDAVSSVESLRYAKELLRRPRAALYVFPEGEHRPFGVLPLRLERGVELLARVSKVECVPIGVRYAFFEHERPDVLLEVGTPHPPGPLALFQDGLEAVVKRVAAVTSLEGFTQKVSGARGVAERWDAARGLGR; the protein is encoded by the coding sequence TTGATTCGCGCGGCGAAAGGAGGCCCCTTCGGGTGGGCGCTGGACGCGTACATCGGGCAGAAGTTCCGCTCGGCGTTCCGGGGCCTGTGGGTGCGCGGCACGCTGCCCGCGGGCGACGAGGGCAGGCTCGTGTACCTCAACCACTCCAACTGGTGGGACGGCTTCATGCTGCACCAGCTCGGCCGGGCCGCGGGGTGGGACAGCTACTGCCTCATGGAGGAGGAGAACCTGCGGCGCTACCGCTTCCTCGCGCGCATCGGCGCGTTCAGCATCCGCCGCAAGGACGCGGTGTCCTCCGTGGAGTCGCTGCGCTACGCGAAGGAATTGCTGCGCCGGCCGCGCGCCGCGCTGTACGTCTTCCCGGAGGGGGAGCACCGGCCCTTCGGCGTGCTGCCGCTGCGGCTGGAGCGGGGCGTGGAGCTGCTGGCGCGCGTGTCGAAGGTGGAGTGCGTGCCCATCGGCGTGCGCTACGCCTTCTTCGAGCACGAGCGGCCGGACGTCCTCCTGGAGGTGGGCACCCCGCACCCGCCGGGCCCGCTGGCGCTCTTCCAGGACGGGCTGGAGGCGGTGGTGAAGCGCGTGGCGGCGGTGACATCGCTGGAGGGCTTCACCCAGAAGGTGTCCGGCGCGCGCGGCGTCGCGGAGCGCTGGGACGCGGCCCGGGGGCTGGGGCGATGA
- a CDS encoding lycopene cyclase domain-containing protein, with amino-acid sequence MMETKWAYLIHLLAWTLPLILFQLVILVRHYKERSGAVLKAVLPPALVIGVYLAVADHLAISTGIWNFGEGKHLGVYLGLVPLEEVLFFLLTSILVSLGLALFTALVSLVREARAS; translated from the coding sequence ATGATGGAGACGAAGTGGGCCTACCTCATCCACCTGCTGGCCTGGACGCTGCCGCTCATCCTCTTCCAGCTCGTCATCCTGGTGCGCCACTACAAGGAGCGCTCGGGCGCGGTGCTGAAGGCGGTGCTGCCTCCGGCGCTCGTCATCGGCGTGTACCTGGCGGTGGCGGACCACCTGGCCATCTCCACGGGCATCTGGAACTTCGGTGAGGGCAAGCACCTGGGCGTGTACCTGGGGCTGGTGCCGCTGGAGGAGGTGCTCTTCTTCCTGCTGACCAGCATCCTGGTGTCGCTGGGGCTGGCCCTGTTCACCGCGCTGGTGTCGCTGGTGAGGGAGGCCCGGGCGTCTTGA
- a CDS encoding lycopene cyclase domain-containing protein yields MTYARFLGLFVVLPVLFLMWRYRRTFNAWSLAPMGLLLVVVYAATSPWDNLAVKWGLWGFDPERIWGIKLGYLPLEEYLFFGLQTLLVGLWARARLARALAKEPAVSKPARGEAPSRGGELTAREVSP; encoded by the coding sequence ATGACTTACGCGCGATTCCTCGGGCTGTTCGTGGTGCTGCCCGTGCTGTTCCTGATGTGGCGCTACCGCCGCACCTTCAATGCGTGGAGCCTGGCGCCCATGGGGCTGTTGCTCGTCGTCGTCTACGCGGCGACGTCGCCCTGGGACAACCTGGCGGTGAAGTGGGGCCTGTGGGGCTTCGACCCGGAGCGCATCTGGGGCATCAAGCTGGGGTACCTGCCGCTGGAGGAGTACCTCTTCTTCGGACTGCAGACGCTGCTCGTGGGGCTGTGGGCGCGGGCCCGGCTGGCGCGCGCGCTGGCGAAGGAGCCCGCCGTCTCCAAGCCGGCGCGCGGCGAGGCGCCCTCCCGCGGCGGCGAGCTGACGGCCCGGGAGGTGTCGCCATGA
- a CDS encoding glycosyltransferase: MSPPVLISLAWAVMATGFSAVALARLLRPRPKPVPGRAHPPVLLLRPVDAPTPRELENLALLIDYAGPLEQVVVSPYRPRLAPGVRWLPSDPLTPNRKVGHLLYALEVLQTEGRIVLAVDADVAVTGALVEGLAAPVAAGAALSTAAPTPVGPEDGASRAMAGLLRYTHHSFRALDVMSAGAKAVCGKALGLSPVAMSALKGLADHIGEDLELSKRLHALGLDVALSTAPAVVPLGAVESWGTPLARFTRWMQVLSSHRPGLYPTVPLLFTPTLPLVLLALVLGSPLLACAVAVLVAVRTLLALRLAALSTPAPTGDTGLPYALTDWLAGEVLLLAAFACSLWQQGTVTWRGRTYALLPGGRMVRVLPELSGGPG; this comes from the coding sequence ATGAGCCCGCCCGTCCTCATCTCCCTGGCGTGGGCGGTCATGGCCACGGGCTTCAGCGCGGTGGCGCTGGCCCGGCTGCTGCGCCCGAGGCCGAAGCCCGTCCCTGGCCGCGCACACCCTCCGGTGCTGCTCCTGCGCCCGGTGGACGCCCCCACGCCGCGCGAGCTGGAGAACCTGGCGCTCCTGATTGACTACGCCGGGCCGCTGGAGCAGGTCGTCGTCTCACCGTACCGGCCCCGGCTCGCCCCGGGCGTGCGCTGGCTGCCGAGCGACCCGCTGACGCCCAACCGGAAGGTGGGGCACCTGCTCTACGCGCTCGAGGTCCTCCAGACGGAAGGCCGCATCGTCCTCGCGGTGGACGCGGACGTCGCGGTGACGGGCGCGCTGGTGGAGGGACTGGCGGCCCCCGTGGCCGCGGGCGCGGCGCTGAGCACGGCGGCCCCCACGCCCGTGGGCCCCGAGGACGGCGCCAGCCGCGCCATGGCGGGCCTGCTGCGCTACACGCACCACAGCTTCCGCGCGCTGGACGTCATGAGCGCCGGAGCAAAGGCCGTCTGCGGAAAGGCGCTGGGGCTGTCTCCCGTGGCGATGTCCGCGCTGAAGGGCCTGGCGGACCACATCGGCGAGGACCTGGAGCTGTCCAAGCGCCTGCATGCGCTCGGCCTGGACGTGGCGCTGAGCACCGCGCCCGCCGTGGTGCCGCTTGGCGCGGTGGAGTCCTGGGGCACGCCGCTGGCGCGCTTCACGCGGTGGATGCAGGTGCTGTCCAGCCACCGGCCCGGGCTGTACCCCACGGTGCCGCTGCTCTTCACACCCACGCTGCCGCTGGTGCTCCTGGCCCTGGTGCTGGGCTCGCCCCTGCTGGCGTGCGCGGTGGCCGTGCTGGTGGCGGTGCGCACCCTGCTGGCGCTGCGGCTGGCCGCGCTCAGCACGCCCGCGCCCACCGGGGACACGGGCCTGCCGTATGCGCTGACGGACTGGCTGGCAGGTGAGGTGCTGCTGCTCGCGGCCTTCGCGTGCTCGCTGTGGCAGCAGGGCACGGTGACCTGGCGGGGGCGCACATACGCGTTGCTGCCGGGAGGTCGCATGGTACGGGTGCTGCCCGAGCTGAGTGGAGGACCGGGATGA